From Coleofasciculus sp. FACHB-T130, the proteins below share one genomic window:
- a CDS encoding M20/M25/M40 family metallo-hydrolase translates to MRKWIVSVLALVAIAVAVSSHEFFQPRSQPVIESRVESTPAPPVQHFDIAVASEKPVNAPNVDPKRLMAHVNALNFQRYTQTERDRTRKYLTQSLKKLGWSPELQTFEGGVNVVATRKGTDKKAGTVLIAAHYDTVPGSPGADDNASGVAVILEMAHLFGSRPTPQTLQLAFFDQEELGLRGSLAFAAKQTNLDNLRGVIVMDMVGYACYTPGCQKFPPGLPITPPSDKGDFLAVVGDTEHLPLLDAFKKSAQPGLPLVLTVPVPLKGLMTPDVLRSDHAPFWYRGVGAVLLTDTANLRTPHYHQPSDTPTNLDRPFFQGAAQLVANAIARLLESDRLESEPSTSSPSAGSNFGQ, encoded by the coding sequence ATGAGGAAATGGATAGTCTCGGTGTTAGCACTGGTCGCGATCGCAGTCGCCGTCAGCAGCCATGAATTCTTCCAGCCGCGATCGCAACCAGTCATTGAAAGCCGGGTAGAAAGCACTCCAGCACCTCCAGTCCAGCATTTCGACATAGCAGTGGCGTCTGAGAAACCCGTCAATGCCCCGAATGTAGACCCAAAGCGGCTGATGGCGCACGTCAACGCATTAAACTTTCAGCGCTACACCCAGACAGAACGCGATCGCACTCGCAAATACCTGACGCAATCGCTCAAAAAGTTGGGCTGGTCGCCCGAATTACAAACTTTCGAGGGCGGCGTCAACGTTGTTGCGACTCGCAAAGGCACCGATAAGAAAGCGGGAACCGTTCTCATCGCCGCCCATTACGATACCGTTCCCGGTTCTCCTGGTGCCGATGACAATGCTAGCGGTGTTGCCGTAATTCTGGAAATGGCTCATCTTTTCGGTTCCCGCCCCACTCCCCAGACATTACAATTAGCATTCTTTGACCAAGAAGAATTGGGACTCCGGGGCAGTCTTGCCTTTGCCGCAAAGCAGACAAATTTAGATAACCTGCGCGGCGTCATCGTCATGGATATGGTGGGCTATGCTTGCTACACCCCAGGCTGCCAGAAATTTCCCCCTGGTTTGCCCATCACTCCACCCAGCGATAAAGGCGACTTTCTAGCGGTCGTTGGGGACACCGAACACTTGCCACTGCTAGACGCTTTTAAAAAGTCCGCTCAACCCGGTTTACCCCTGGTTCTCACCGTACCCGTGCCTTTAAAAGGTCTCATGACCCCCGATGTGTTGCGTAGCGATCATGCGCCGTTCTGGTATCGGGGAGTGGGTGCAGTGCTGTTGACCGATACAGCGAATCTGCGGACTCCCCACTATCATCAGCCCAGCGATACGCCGACCAATTTAGATCGACCCTTCTTCCAAGGAGCCGCCCAGCTCGTTGCGAACGCGATCGCTCGGCTTTTGGAAAGCGATCGCCTGGAATCGGAGCCATCCACCTCCTCACCATCTGCTGGCAGCAATTTCGGGCAATAA
- a CDS encoding winged helix-turn-helix domain-containing protein, translating into MASAKTVMDSEGSALQSVLKWGDLHFNPATHEATYAGQPLNLTAKECCLLELFLKKGSCILKRDEILQRLWQPEEMPHEETIKAHIKHLRRKLQAVGAPADLIETVYGVGYRLQNSPPRP; encoded by the coding sequence TTGGCTTCTGCCAAAACGGTAATGGACTCAGAGGGTTCGGCTTTGCAGTCGGTGTTGAAGTGGGGAGACTTACACTTCAATCCAGCTACCCATGAAGCTACCTATGCCGGTCAACCTCTGAATTTAACTGCAAAAGAGTGTTGCTTACTAGAACTGTTCTTGAAAAAGGGTAGCTGCATATTAAAGCGAGATGAGATTCTCCAACGCCTTTGGCAGCCTGAAGAAATGCCTCATGAAGAGACCATCAAGGCTCACATTAAGCATTTACGGCGGAAACTGCAAGCAGTGGGCGCACCCGCTGATTTAATTGAAACCGTTTATGGCGTAGGTTATCGTCTCCAAAACAGCCCGCCCCGACCTTAA
- a CDS encoding DUF1830 domain-containing protein, translating into MTQILDSLPPNSSDRILCCYINSTSQIQIARIANIPNWYFERIVFPKERFFFEALPDAQLEIHTGMIFDASLADTIPCNQLYIQELTAELV; encoded by the coding sequence ATGACTCAGATACTTGATTCTCTTCCTCCAAATTCGTCTGATAGAATTCTCTGCTGTTATATCAATTCCACCAGCCAAATTCAGATCGCTCGGATTGCGAATATCCCAAATTGGTACTTTGAGCGGATTGTTTTTCCAAAAGAACGTTTTTTCTTTGAAGCGTTACCGGATGCTCAGCTAGAAATTCATACGGGTATGATATTCGATGCAAGTCTAGCGGATACAATCCCTTGCAATCAGCTATATATTCAAGAATTGACAGCTGAACTCGTTTAA
- a CDS encoding sulfite exporter TauE/SafE family protein → MLDLLLVMALGFLGSFGHCVGMCGPLTVAFSLSHQQNTAPRWQQQLYFHGLLNLGRIVSYTLTGIGLGALGSLLIAGGQFAGIGSDLRRAIAILTGLMLIWFGLAQIKPDFLPRLPILHPLKQGIWHNRLNAAMVKLSLKSSQPPPGGVSTSDRQNRPSLTPALLGLVWGLIPCGFLYAAQLKAAETGSLWMGAATMLAFGLGTLPMMLGVGVSASKLSADKRSQLFRLGGWVTLTIGILTLMRTGDTMVDYTGHAALLCLMLALIARPVSRFWAQLLHYRRALGVGAYVLSLAHIFHMVEHTLNWNFNAVFFMLPVHQWGVGAGAIALALMTPAALTSFDRIQKSLGKRWRQIHLLSIPAFLLCVIHAVLIGSHYLGTLGGAWANQLRVVLLGMVALAVLLVRVRWIWSLFSLEKLYVPPSQSR, encoded by the coding sequence ATGTTGGATTTGTTGCTAGTCATGGCTCTGGGATTTTTGGGGAGTTTTGGTCACTGCGTGGGAATGTGTGGCCCTCTCACCGTAGCGTTTTCCCTGTCCCATCAGCAAAATACCGCTCCCCGCTGGCAGCAGCAACTGTATTTTCACGGGCTATTAAATTTGGGGCGGATTGTTAGTTATACCCTCACGGGTATTGGACTTGGGGCACTGGGTTCTCTATTAATTGCCGGAGGGCAATTCGCTGGAATCGGAAGTGACTTGCGCCGCGCGATCGCTATTTTGACCGGACTGATGCTGATCTGGTTTGGCTTGGCACAGATTAAACCAGATTTCCTGCCTCGGCTCCCGATTTTACATCCCCTCAAGCAAGGCATCTGGCACAATCGTCTGAACGCCGCAATGGTCAAGCTGTCACTGAAATCGAGCCAGCCGCCGCCCGGAGGGGTATCTACAAGCGATCGCCAAAATCGTCCCTCCTTAACACCGGCTTTATTGGGGCTGGTTTGGGGCTTAATTCCCTGCGGATTCTTGTATGCGGCTCAACTCAAGGCAGCGGAAACGGGCAGTCTCTGGATGGGAGCCGCAACCATGCTGGCTTTTGGGCTAGGAACGCTCCCAATGATGCTGGGCGTCGGAGTGTCGGCATCTAAATTAAGTGCTGACAAACGCAGCCAGTTGTTTCGGTTGGGCGGTTGGGTGACGCTGACGATTGGTATCCTCACCCTGATGCGAACCGGCGACACAATGGTAGATTACACAGGACACGCGGCGTTACTGTGTTTGATGCTGGCGCTGATTGCCCGTCCGGTTAGCCGCTTCTGGGCACAATTGTTACATTACCGCCGCGCCTTGGGAGTGGGAGCTTATGTGCTGTCCCTTGCCCACATTTTTCACATGGTAGAGCATACGCTGAACTGGAATTTCAACGCGGTGTTTTTTATGCTGCCGGTGCATCAATGGGGAGTGGGCGCGGGAGCGATCGCTTTGGCGTTGATGACTCCAGCGGCACTAACCAGTTTTGACCGGATACAGAAATCTTTAGGCAAACGCTGGCGACAGATTCATCTGCTGAGCATTCCAGCGTTTCTCCTGTGTGTAATTCATGCGGTGCTAATCGGTTCCCATTATCTCGGTACTTTAGGGGGGGCTTGGGCGAATCAGCTGCGGGTAGTCTTACTGGGAATGGTGGCGTTGGCTGTATTGCTGGTGCGAGTTCGCTGGATTTGGTCACTTTTTTCACTTGAAAAATTATATGTCCCTCCTTCCCAGTCTCGGTAA
- a CDS encoding response regulator transcription factor produces MRILLVEDEQYLAKTLNQALVDQNYVVDFSPDGQAGWEQSQTFPYDLIILNLCLPNLNGIDFCRQLRCMGDRTPVLIVATQDSAAQKVMVLDAGADDYVVYPYDQQELLARIRALLRRGSLTVPPILNWEGLCCNTITCEVTYGGHPLELTAKEYRLIELFVRNGRRVWSRSAILDRLWPTEEIPQEETIKTHIKRLRQKLQAIGAPSDLIETVYGLGYRLKQESQV; encoded by the coding sequence ATGAGAATTCTGCTAGTGGAAGATGAGCAATACCTTGCTAAAACCCTGAACCAAGCGCTCGTTGACCAAAATTATGTAGTTGATTTTTCCCCTGATGGTCAAGCCGGATGGGAGCAATCGCAAACCTTTCCCTACGACTTGATTATCTTGAATTTGTGCTTGCCGAACTTGAACGGTATCGACTTTTGCCGACAATTGCGGTGCATGGGCGATCGCACCCCTGTCCTCATCGTGGCGACTCAGGATAGCGCTGCTCAGAAGGTAATGGTATTAGATGCAGGCGCAGATGATTATGTTGTTTACCCCTATGACCAGCAAGAGTTACTCGCTCGCATCCGTGCTTTACTGCGTCGGGGTAGTTTGACGGTACCACCCATCCTTAACTGGGAAGGCTTGTGCTGTAACACGATTACCTGTGAAGTCACCTATGGCGGTCATCCTCTGGAATTGACGGCAAAAGAGTATCGCTTAATCGAGCTGTTCGTGCGAAATGGTCGCCGGGTGTGGAGTCGGAGTGCGATTCTCGACCGCCTTTGGCCCACTGAAGAAATCCCGCAAGAAGAAACAATCAAGACCCACATCAAGCGTTTACGGCAGAAATTGCAAGCGATTGGTGCCCCGAGTGATTTGATTGAAACTGTTTATGGTTTGGGCTATCGCTTGAAACAAGAGTCTCAGGTTTAA